The proteins below are encoded in one region of Saccopteryx leptura isolate mSacLep1 chromosome 1, mSacLep1_pri_phased_curated, whole genome shotgun sequence:
- the DMC1 gene encoding meiotic recombination protein DMC1/LIM15 homolog isoform X2 has protein sequence MKEDQVVQEEPGFQDEEESLFQDIDLLQKHGINVADIKKLKSVGICTIKGIQMTTRRALCNVKGLSEAKVDKIKEAANKLIEPGFLTAFEYSEKRKMVFHITTGSQEFDKLLGGGIESMAITEAFGEFRTGKTQLSHTLCVTAQLPGAGGYSGGKIIFIDTENTFRPDRLRDIADRFNVDHDAVLDNVLYARAYTSEHQMELLDYVAAKFHEEAGIFKLLIIDSIMALFRVDFSGRGELAERQQKLAQMLSRLQKISEEYNVAVFVTNQMTADPGATMTCGEEILKRPTLSIWSQKTNEISIHEVTERGSFSCTCRKFQKE, from the exons ATGAAGGAGGATCAAGTTGTGCAGGAGGAACCAGGATTCCAAGATGAAGAG GAATCTTTGTTTCAAGACATTGACTTGTTACAAAAACATGGAATT AACGTGGCTGACATTAAGAAACTGAAGTCAGTAGGAATCTGTACCATCAAAGGGATACAAATGACAACAAGAAGAGCCCTGTGCAATGTCAAAGGGCTCTCAGAAGCAAAAGTGGACAAGATTAAAGAGGCAGCCAACAAACTTATT GAACCAGGATTCTTGACTGCATTCGAGTATAGTGAGAAGAGGAAGATGGTTTTCCATATCACCACTGGGAGCCAGGAATTTGA TAAGTTGCTAGGAGGTGGAATTGAAAGCATGGCAATCACAGAAGCATTTGGAG AATTTCGTACTGGAAAAACCCAGCTCTCTCATACCCTCTGTG TGACAGCTCAACTTCCAGGAGCAGGTGGCTACTCAGGAGGAAAGATTATTTTCATCGATACAGAAAATACTTT CCGTCCAGATCGCCTCCGGGACATTGCTGATCGCTTCAATGTAGACCATGATGCAgtgctggacaatgtcctttatGCACGTGCATATACTA GTGAACATCAGATGGAGCTACTTGACTATGTAGCAGCAAAGTTCCATGAAGAAGCCGGCATCTTCAAGCTGCTG ATCATTGATTCAATAATGGCACTTTTTCGAGTGGATTTTAGTGGTCGTGGGGAGTTGGCGGAACGACAACAAAAATTGGCCCAGATGTTATCACGACTCCAAAAAATCTCAGAAG AATATAATGTGGCTGTGTTTGTGACCAATCAAATGACTGCTGATCCAGGAGCAACAATGAC GTGTGGGGAAGAAATATTGAAGAGGCCAACACTGTCTATCTGGAGTCAGAAGACAAACGAAATCAGTATACATGAGGTCACAGAAAGGGGTTCTTTTTCTTGTACTTGTAGAAAGTTTCAAAAAGAGTAA
- the DMC1 gene encoding meiotic recombination protein DMC1/LIM15 homolog isoform X3 produces MKEDQVVQEEPGFQDEEESLFQDIDLLQKHGINVADIKKLKSVGICTIKGIQMTTRRALCNVKGLSEAKVDKIKEAANKLIEPGFLTAFEYSEKRKMVFHITTGSQEFDKLLGGGIESMAITEAFGEFRTGKTQLSHTLCVTAQLPGAGGYSGGKIIFIDTENTFRPDRLRDIADRFNVDHDAVLDNVLYARAYTSEHQMELLDYVAAKFHEEAGIFKLLIIDSIMALFRVDFSGRGELAERQQKLAQMLSRLQKISEEYNVAVFVTNQMTADPGATMTFWINGRACIACHCHTSLVSFNQDSSSTFVRLL; encoded by the exons ATGAAGGAGGATCAAGTTGTGCAGGAGGAACCAGGATTCCAAGATGAAGAG GAATCTTTGTTTCAAGACATTGACTTGTTACAAAAACATGGAATT AACGTGGCTGACATTAAGAAACTGAAGTCAGTAGGAATCTGTACCATCAAAGGGATACAAATGACAACAAGAAGAGCCCTGTGCAATGTCAAAGGGCTCTCAGAAGCAAAAGTGGACAAGATTAAAGAGGCAGCCAACAAACTTATT GAACCAGGATTCTTGACTGCATTCGAGTATAGTGAGAAGAGGAAGATGGTTTTCCATATCACCACTGGGAGCCAGGAATTTGA TAAGTTGCTAGGAGGTGGAATTGAAAGCATGGCAATCACAGAAGCATTTGGAG AATTTCGTACTGGAAAAACCCAGCTCTCTCATACCCTCTGTG TGACAGCTCAACTTCCAGGAGCAGGTGGCTACTCAGGAGGAAAGATTATTTTCATCGATACAGAAAATACTTT CCGTCCAGATCGCCTCCGGGACATTGCTGATCGCTTCAATGTAGACCATGATGCAgtgctggacaatgtcctttatGCACGTGCATATACTA GTGAACATCAGATGGAGCTACTTGACTATGTAGCAGCAAAGTTCCATGAAGAAGCCGGCATCTTCAAGCTGCTG ATCATTGATTCAATAATGGCACTTTTTCGAGTGGATTTTAGTGGTCGTGGGGAGTTGGCGGAACGACAACAAAAATTGGCCCAGATGTTATCACGACTCCAAAAAATCTCAGAAG AATATAATGTGGCTGTGTTTGTGACCAATCAAATGACTGCTGATCCAGGAGCAACAATGAC attttggaTCAATGGAAGAGCATGTATTGCATGTCACTGTCATAcctctttagtctcctttaatcAAGACAGCTCCTCAACCTTTGTTAGACTTTTATGA
- the DMC1 gene encoding meiotic recombination protein DMC1/LIM15 homolog isoform X4: MKEDQVVQEEPGFQDEEESLFQDIDLLQKHGINVADIKKLKSVGICTIKGIQMTTRRALCNVKGLSEAKVDKIKEAANKLIEPGFLTAFEYSEKRKMVFHITTGSQEFDKLLGGGIESMAITEAFGEFRTGKTQLSHTLCGEHQMELLDYVAAKFHEEAGIFKLLIIDSIMALFRVDFSGRGELAERQQKLAQMLSRLQKISEEYNVAVFVTNQMTADPGATMTFQADPKKPIGGHILAHASTTRISLRKGRGELRIAKIYDSPEMPENEATFAITAGGIGDTKE; this comes from the exons ATGAAGGAGGATCAAGTTGTGCAGGAGGAACCAGGATTCCAAGATGAAGAG GAATCTTTGTTTCAAGACATTGACTTGTTACAAAAACATGGAATT AACGTGGCTGACATTAAGAAACTGAAGTCAGTAGGAATCTGTACCATCAAAGGGATACAAATGACAACAAGAAGAGCCCTGTGCAATGTCAAAGGGCTCTCAGAAGCAAAAGTGGACAAGATTAAAGAGGCAGCCAACAAACTTATT GAACCAGGATTCTTGACTGCATTCGAGTATAGTGAGAAGAGGAAGATGGTTTTCCATATCACCACTGGGAGCCAGGAATTTGA TAAGTTGCTAGGAGGTGGAATTGAAAGCATGGCAATCACAGAAGCATTTGGAG AATTTCGTACTGGAAAAACCCAGCTCTCTCATACCCTCTGTG GTGAACATCAGATGGAGCTACTTGACTATGTAGCAGCAAAGTTCCATGAAGAAGCCGGCATCTTCAAGCTGCTG ATCATTGATTCAATAATGGCACTTTTTCGAGTGGATTTTAGTGGTCGTGGGGAGTTGGCGGAACGACAACAAAAATTGGCCCAGATGTTATCACGACTCCAAAAAATCTCAGAAG AATATAATGTGGCTGTGTTTGTGACCAATCAAATGACTGCTGATCCAGGAGCAACAATGAC ttttcAGGCAGACCCCAAAAAACCCATTGGGGGACACATTCTAGCTCATGCTTCAACAACAAGAATAAGTTTGCGAAAGGGAAGAGGAGAACTGAGAATTGCCAAGATTTATGacag CCCTGAGATGCCTGAAAATGAAGCCACCTTCGCAATAACTGCTGGAGGAATTGGGGATACCAAGGAGTAG
- the DMC1 gene encoding meiotic recombination protein DMC1/LIM15 homolog isoform X1: MKEDQVVQEEPGFQDEEESLFQDIDLLQKHGINVADIKKLKSVGICTIKGIQMTTRRALCNVKGLSEAKVDKIKEAANKLIEPGFLTAFEYSEKRKMVFHITTGSQEFDKLLGGGIESMAITEAFGEFRTGKTQLSHTLCVTAQLPGAGGYSGGKIIFIDTENTFRPDRLRDIADRFNVDHDAVLDNVLYARAYTSEHQMELLDYVAAKFHEEAGIFKLLIIDSIMALFRVDFSGRGELAERQQKLAQMLSRLQKISEEYNVAVFVTNQMTADPGATMTFQADPKKPIGGHILAHASTTRISLRKGRGELRIAKIYDSPEMPENEATFAITAGGIGDTKE; the protein is encoded by the exons ATGAAGGAGGATCAAGTTGTGCAGGAGGAACCAGGATTCCAAGATGAAGAG GAATCTTTGTTTCAAGACATTGACTTGTTACAAAAACATGGAATT AACGTGGCTGACATTAAGAAACTGAAGTCAGTAGGAATCTGTACCATCAAAGGGATACAAATGACAACAAGAAGAGCCCTGTGCAATGTCAAAGGGCTCTCAGAAGCAAAAGTGGACAAGATTAAAGAGGCAGCCAACAAACTTATT GAACCAGGATTCTTGACTGCATTCGAGTATAGTGAGAAGAGGAAGATGGTTTTCCATATCACCACTGGGAGCCAGGAATTTGA TAAGTTGCTAGGAGGTGGAATTGAAAGCATGGCAATCACAGAAGCATTTGGAG AATTTCGTACTGGAAAAACCCAGCTCTCTCATACCCTCTGTG TGACAGCTCAACTTCCAGGAGCAGGTGGCTACTCAGGAGGAAAGATTATTTTCATCGATACAGAAAATACTTT CCGTCCAGATCGCCTCCGGGACATTGCTGATCGCTTCAATGTAGACCATGATGCAgtgctggacaatgtcctttatGCACGTGCATATACTA GTGAACATCAGATGGAGCTACTTGACTATGTAGCAGCAAAGTTCCATGAAGAAGCCGGCATCTTCAAGCTGCTG ATCATTGATTCAATAATGGCACTTTTTCGAGTGGATTTTAGTGGTCGTGGGGAGTTGGCGGAACGACAACAAAAATTGGCCCAGATGTTATCACGACTCCAAAAAATCTCAGAAG AATATAATGTGGCTGTGTTTGTGACCAATCAAATGACTGCTGATCCAGGAGCAACAATGAC ttttcAGGCAGACCCCAAAAAACCCATTGGGGGACACATTCTAGCTCATGCTTCAACAACAAGAATAAGTTTGCGAAAGGGAAGAGGAGAACTGAGAATTGCCAAGATTTATGacag CCCTGAGATGCCTGAAAATGAAGCCACCTTCGCAATAACTGCTGGAGGAATTGGGGATACCAAGGAGTAG